In the genome of Streptomyces sp. P3, the window ACGCCGCCCGGCGGGGCTCCGCCGTGTGCCTGGATCCATCGCTCGGCGAGCCCGCGCAGGCGCTCCGCCTTCTCCGGCGTCACCGCGGCCATCGGGTGCTGGAAGCCGCCGCCCCTGCGGGTCTTCACCTCGCAGACCACCAGGACGTCGCCGTCCCTCGCGACGATGTCGATCTCGCCGCTCCTGCCGCAGCGCCAGTTGCGCTGCAGGACCGTCATCCCCGTCTCGGCCAGCCGCCGGGCGGCCAGCTCCTCGCCGTACCTGCCGAGTGCACCACGTGCCAGCTGTGCGTTCATGTCGGCACCACCTCCGGCGCCAACGTTCACGCATCCGCCTCCACCGAAAGGATCTTGGTGGACGGACCGGCGACTGTGGAGAACTCCGTCACCCGCCCGGGGGGTCCGGCTCAGCCGCCGGCCGGCGGGGGCACTCACCGGGCAGGCGGCGTGCACCCGGCGGGGCCCGCGGCCGGGGGGTCAGTTCCCCGGAAGCTCCAGGTCGCTCTTGTTCAGCTCCTCGATGTTCACGTCCTTGAACGTGAGGACCCTCACCTGCTTCACGAAGCGGGCCGGTCGGTACATGTCCCACACCCAGGCGTCGGCCATCGACACCTCGAAGAACACCTCGCCCTGGACCGAGTGCACCTGCATCTCGTAGTCGTTGGTCAGATAGAAACGACGCTCGGTCTCGATCACGTATTTGAACAGACCGACGACATCGCGGTACTCCCGGTAGAGCTTCAGCTCCATCTCGGTCTCGTACTTCTCGAGGTCCTCGGCGCTCATGGCATGTTCCCCTTCAGCCGTGCGATCCCCCCATTGTGCGCCAGTCCCGAGTGCCCCTAGACGATTTCCGTCTCAAGGGTCACCGGTCCGGCCGGGGGACCTTCGTCGAGCAGCCTGCGCAGCAGCTCGGCGAGTCTGGTCGGATACACCGTCTCATGTGCCTGGGTCAGTTCCTGACACGTCCACCAGCGCGCTCCGGCGACACTGCGCCGTTCCAGCTCGGTCAGGGCCGTCGCCCGGGTCGCCGTCACCGTCGTCCGGGCGAGGTAGTACCACTCGTCCTGGTCCCAGCGGCGTCCGGCGAAGGGGAATGAGCACCTCCGCCGCCACAGCACGGGGCCGAGGTCGACCTCGGTGATGCCGGTCTCCTCGACGAGTTCCCGCAGAGCGGCCTCCTCAAGGGTCTCGTCGCCCTCCACACCGCCGCCGGGCGTGAACCACCAGTGGTCGGCGGGGTCGTCCGGTTCATGGCCGTGGAGCAGCAGGATGCGGTCCTGCGGGTCGAGCAGGACGACCCGCGCCACCTTGCGCAGCCCGCCCTCGTAGGAGTCGACGCCCACGCCGGTCGGCTCGTCCGCCGGCTCAGCGGGCACCGGCGGGCTCCGGCCGGGTACGGCGGCGGCCCGTCCGCTTGGCGATCGGGCCGTATGCGCCGCCACCGAGCACCAGCACGGCGCCGCCGACGATCAGCCAGCCGATCGTGCCCAGCGGACCCGGCTCGGAGAGCGCGCCGAGGTCCGTGAAGCCCGTGGGCCGCTTCAGCATGCCCTTCATGGGCCAGACCACGGCGTCGACGCGGGCCTTGACGGCGCTGCGCGCCACCGTGCCCTGGGCCGCGTCGGTGAGGTGGGCGGTGGAGTCCAGGGAGCCCTGGCGCTCGTCGCCGAGGAGGAAGAGCCTGCCCTCGGGGACCGTCACGGTCGGGAAGTTCTTGATCTCGGCCAGCGTGCCCGGCGGCAGATACGGTTCCTCGATCTGCTTGCCGTTGACGGTCAGCTTGCCGTCGGTGCAGCAGGAGACCGTGTCGCCGCCGACCGCGACCACGCGCTTGACCACGGGCGCGTTGCTCACCCAGGTCTTGTCGGTGAAGACGACCACGTCCCCGCGGTGCACCTCGCCGCCGTCGACGCGCTGGGCGAGCACGCGGTCGCCGGCGGCGATCGTCGGGCTCATGGAGCTGGTGGGCACGGTGTAGGGCCGGTAGAGCAGGGCTCCCCAGGCGAACCCGCCGAGGAACAGCACGAGGCCCAGTGCGACGGCCAGTCCGGACAGTCGCTGTCCGGTCCGGCTGCCCACCGGGCCGCTGCTGGTGCCACCGCCGCTGTGCGGGGCCGTTCGTGTAGTGCTCTCGCCACCCATGGACCCGCACCCTACCCGGCGGTACCGAACCCGGTCAGCCCCTCTTTCCCGGCCCCGCCCGGTTCGGCCCGGTCTTCGCAGGCCGAGGTCACACGCTTGGGAAAGGGTTTGCCGAGAGAGGGCCCGGCGGGCCGCCGGGGCCTCGCGGTCAGCGGGTCCCGGAGTCCCCGCTGCGCCGGCGCCGCCACAGGACCACCGGTACGACCCCGGCGAGGGCGAGACCCTGCGGCGCGACGGTGAGGGCCGCGGACGCCGCGGACCTGTCGTTCAGACCGGTCTGCTCGAAGGTGTCCGGCACCGGCAGCGTGCCCCAGTGGGTGAGCGGCCAGGCCTTGACGATGGCGCGACCGACGACCTGGTCGACGGGCACCATGCCGTGGTTCTTGTCCGACTGGTTGTAACGCGAGTCCCGCGAGTTCTGGCGGTGGTCGCCCATGACCCAGACGTAGCCCTTGGGGACCTTCACCGAGAACTGGCCGCCCTGGTCGTCCTGGCTGCACGGGGTGTTGCCGGGGTACACGTACGGCTCGTTCAGCGCCTTGCCGTTGACCGTGAGCGGGCCGGTGCCCTTGCAGGCGACGGTGTCTCCGCCGACGCCGATGACCCGCTTGATCAGGTCCTTCTCCTCCGCCGACGGCATCAGGCCGATCCAGCTGAGGAGGGTCTGGAAGGCGTTCGGCTCGACGGTGTTCTCGCCCGCGAGCCAGTTGTCGGGGTCATGGAAGACGATGACCTCGCCGCGCTCCGGCTCGGAGCCGAACCACGGGGTCAGCTTGTCGACGAGAACCCGGTCGCCGATCTTGAGGGTGTTCTCCATCGAGGCCGACGGGATGGAGAAGGCCTGCACCAGGAACGTCTTGATCAGGAGCGCGAGAACCAGTGCGATGCCGATCAGGATCGGCAGCTCCTTCCAGAAGGAGCGGGGTTTCTTCGCCTTCGGCGCCGGGCCGTCCGGACCGTCGCCGCCGGTCCGGGGCGGTTCGTCCGGCGGCGGACCGTCGCCGCCCGCCACGGGGTCACTCCCGGAGGTCACGGCGCTGTCCGCGACCGGGTCGGCCGCGCCCACGGGGTGCCCGCGGTGCTCCTCGCCGTCGTGCCCGGACCGTGCGCCAACCGCCACATCCCCCACGCCAACTCCTCACCTTGTGCCGCTGCCTGCCCCACATACGACGCAGGCCCACCACTCCCATAACGAGCGGGAGTTCCGCAGGGGTCGGGAGTCTTCCGATCGATCCGTTCGGACCGTCGGAAGCAACCCTATGCGACGGCCGGGCGGCGGCGGTCGCCCCGACCGTCGAGCCGGTCACCGAGGAGAAAGTTTGCGGTTCCTTGAGACGGATCCAGTGACCGAGGGGCCAGGCGATCACCATGGCCCGGCCGACCACCTCGTCCTCCGAGACGGTGCCGCCGTAGTCGGTGTTGCGATGCGCCCGGGAATCGGCGGAGTTGGCCCGGTGGTCGCCCATCACCCACAGCCGCCCCTGGGGGACGGTGATGTCGAACGGGTCGTCCGAGGGGGTGTTGCCGGGGTAGAGGTAGCTTCCCTCTTCCAGCGGAACACCGTTGACGGTGACCCGCCCCTGCGCGTCACAGCACTTGACGTGATCGCCGCCCACCCCGACGACCCGCTTGATGAGGTCCTTCTCGTTGTCGGACGGCAGCAGACCGATGAAGGTGAGCCCTTCCTTGATCTGCTTGACGACGACCGGATCCGCCTTCTTGGCGGTGGTCTGTTCGTCGTCGAGCCAGCCGCCGGGGTCCTTGAACACGACGACGTCCCCGCGCTCGGGCCTGGAGCCGAACCACGGGGTGAACTTGTCGACCAGGACCCGGTCGCCGATCCGGATGGTCTGTTCCATGGAGCCGGACGGGATCACGAAGGCCTGCACCAGGAACGTCTTCAGAACCAGGGCGATCAGGACGGCGACGCCGACCAGCAGTGGTATCTCCCGCACGGCCGATCGCCTGCGCTTGCGCTTGACCTTGCGCTGCAGCTTGCGCCGCTCCGCCCGGGAGCGGCCGGGGCCCGGGCCGGCGGTGCGCCGCACGCCGGTGGGCAGGAGATTGTCCGCGGCGCTGTCCGGGAGGCCGCGCGGCTTGCCGCGGTTACCCACGGGCGCCCTCCGAGCCGGGCACGTGCGCGTAGGCGCTCGGACGCGAGAGACGGGTGAGGTGGGCGAAGGGCCAGACGATCCAGTCGGCGCGGCCGATCACGTGGCCGACGGGGATCATGCCGCCGCCCGGTGAGCCCAGATGGTCCCGGGAGTCGCTGGAGCGGCTGCGGTGGTCGCCCAGAACGAACAGGGCGTCGTCGGGCACGACCACGTCGAAGGCGGCCGTGGACGGGCTGTCGCCGGGATACAGGAAAGTCGACTCGTCGACCGACCGGCCGTTCACCTGGATCCTCCCCTCCTTGTCGCAGCAGACCACGTGATCTCCCCCCACACCCACGACGCGCTTGATGTAGTCGGAGTTCCCGAAGTACTCGGTGCCGTCGAACACGACGACGTCGCCGCGCCGCGGCTCGGCACCGAAACGGTACGCCAACTTATTTACGAGAACGCGGTCACCGATCCTCAACGCGTTTTCCATGGATCCGCTGGGAATCTGGAACGGTTGCACCACGAACGCGTTGAGGACGAGCAAAAACAGCAGGCTGACCAGCGCGGTCAGGCTGTAGCGACCTCCGGGAACACACGACACGATCCGCCCCGCCCACGCAAAACGCGACCGCCCCTCCGGTCCCTCCGGGTCCGCGGTCTCCTGGGAGACGTCGGCGGCCACGGAAGGGCGGGAGGAGCGATCGCGCTCCGGCGTCGGCTGAGCTTCGGTGTCCATCGGGGCCAGATGTTATCCGGCCCCTCCATGAACTCCGGAAGGCGCTCAGTTGTCGCGCTTCTCCTTGATCTTCGCGGCCTTGCCGCGCAGCTCACGGAGGTAGTAGAGCTTGGCGCGACGCACGTCACCGCGGGTGACGAGCTCGATCTTCTCGACGATCGGGGTGTGCACCGGGAACGTGCGCTCGACGCCGACGGAGAAGGAGACCTTGCGGACCGTGAAGGTCTCGCGGACGCCGGCGCCCTGACGGCGGATGACCACGCCCTTGAACTGCTGCACACGGGAGCGGTTGCCCTCGATGACGCGCACGTGGACGTTGACGGTGTCGCCCGGGCGGAAGGCCGGGACGTCGCTGCGCAGCGACGCGGCGTCGACGGAGTCGAGCAGGTGAGACATTTCGTCTGCTTTCTTCGCTGATGCCACAGGTCATCAACGGAACTAGATGTTCGGGGATTGAGTGCCGTGTGCCCGTCGAGGCGGGCGTCGTGTCCCCCTGCGGCAGGGGCGCACACCGGACGGCGCACAACAGCGACCTATTCTTCCATGCCGTCGGTCCTGCGCCAAAATCGGCCGTAGGGGGAGCCCTCCGGGTCGGGCGTCCAGCCCAGGATGGAGAGCATCTCGCGGTCCTTCTTGTCGAAGGACGCGGGTGCGCAGCGCTCGATCAGGTCGGGCCGGTTGACCGTCGTGCGCCGCAGGGCCTCGTCGCGGCGCCACCGGGCGATCTTCCCGTGGTGCCCGCTGATCAGCACCTCGGGGATCTCCCGGCCGCGCCAGGCGGGCGGCTTGGTGTAGACGGGGCCTTCGAGGAGGTTGGCCATGGGGCCGGGGGCGAAGGAGTCGTCGCGGTGGGACTCGGCGTTTCCGAGCACGCCGGGCAGCAGCCGTGCGACGGCCTCGGTGACGACGAGGACGGCCGCCTCGCCGCCGGCCAGCACGTAGTCGCCGATGGAGACCTCGTAGACGGGGATCCGGGCGGCGTACTCGTCGACGACCCGCCGGTCGATGCCCTCGTAGCGGGCCGGCGTGAAGATCAGCCAGGGGCGCTCGGACAGCTCGACCGCCAGTTCCTGGGTGAAGGGCCGGCCGCTGGGGGTCGGGACGACCATCGCGGGGGCGTGCGAGCCGTTCTCGTAGCCGTCGGCGAGGACGGAGTCGAGGGCGTCGCCCCACGGATCGGTCTTCATGACCATGCCCGGACCGCCGCCGTAGGGGGTGTCGTCGACCGTGTTGTGCCGGTCGTACGTCCACTCCCGCAGGTCGTGCACCCGCACGTCGAGCTGCCCGCGCGCGCGTGCCTTGCCGACGAGGGAGACGTTCAGCGGCTCCAGGTACTCGGGGAAGATCGTGACGACGTCGAGGCGCATCAGGACTCTTCCCCGGCCGGGTCCCGGGTGTCGGCGACCTCGGCGCGGTCGTCGATGAGACCGGGCGGCGGGTCGATGACCGCCCGCTGCTCCTCGAGGTCGATCTCGGTGACGATCGACTCGACGAACGGGATCATCACCTCGCTGCCGTCGGGCCGCTCCACGATGAAGAGGTCCTGGGAGGGCAGATGGGAGATCTCGATGATCCGGCCGACCTCGGCGCCGTCCACGGTGACCACGTCCAGGTCCATCAGCTGGTGGTCGTAGTACTCGTCCTCCTCCTCGGGCAGCTCCTCGGGATCGACCTCGGCGATCAGGAGGGTGTTGCGCAGGGCCTCGGCGGCGTTGCGGTCGCGCACGCCCTCGAAGCGCAGAAGGAGGCGGCCGCTGTGGACGCGGCCGGTCTCGATGGTCAGCGGGCCGGTGGGAGCCGGGTCCGTGAACAGGACGGCGCCGGGTGCGAGCCGCAGCTCCGGCTCGTCGGTGCGTACCTCGACGGTGACCTCGCCCTTGATGCCGTGGGCGCGGCCGATCCGTGCGACTACGAGCTGCACTTCTGAAGATCTCCTGTCGTGCCTGTCGTCACGAGTGCCGTAACGACTACGGGCCGGGGACGGCCCAGTGGCCTTCCCCGGCCCGAGCCGGTGGTGCGAAAACGCGTCAGCGGACGTGATCCACGTCGACGAGGTCGACGCGGACGCCCCGGCCGCCGATGGCGCCCACGACGGTGCGCAGGGCGCGTGCGGTGCGGCCGTTGCGACCGATCACCTTGCCGAGGTCGTCCGGGTGGACACGGACCTCGAGCACCCGCCCGCGGCGCAGGTTGCGCGAGGCGACCTGCACATCGTCGGGGTTGTCGACGATGCCCTTCACGAGGTGCTCAAGCGCCTCTTCGAGCATGGTGCTCAGGCCTCGGTCGACTCAGAGGACTCGGCGGCAGCCTCGTCCTTCTTCTCGGCCTTCTTCTTCTGGGTGATGGCCTCACCCTTGCCCGAGTCGTCGCCGCCGAGGGCCTCGAACGACGGGCGAGCCTTCTTCGGCTCGGCGACGAGCAGCGGCGCCGGGGCGGGCTCGCCCTTGAACTTCTGCCAGTCGCCGGTCTTCTTCAGGATGGCGAGGACGGGCTCGGTCGGCTGCGCGCCGACACCCAGCCAGTAGGCGACGCGGTCGGCGTCCACCTCGATGACGGACGGGTGGTACGTCGGCTGGTACTTGCCGATCTCCTCGATCGCACGGCCGTCACGACGGGTGCGGGAGTCGGCGACGACGATGCGGTAGTGAGGCGAACGGATCTTGCCCAGACGCTTCAGCTTGATCTTGACTGCCACGGAAGTGGTGTCTCCTGGTCTTGACGTGGTTGGGCACGGCGAGATGGCCGCGTGGGGTTGCGGTACCCGAGTGCCCGATGGACGCGTCAGCCGGAGGAGAGAGGGGTCCTGTGCGACTGTCGAGTACAGCTGACCATTGTGCCATACCCGGCGGGTCCCCTCGGCCGAGGGGCAGCGCGCGGGGCGGCGTCCGGGCACGCCTGTGCGGCCGCCGGCGTCGCACGCCGGCGGACCCGATGCGCGGCCCGGCACAGCGGGGCGCCGCAGCCGTGCCCGGCAAGCGCCCCTGAAGGCCCCCGGGCCCGTCGGGGCGCCGGGGAGGCGCTGCTGAACGCGGCGGACGGGCGCCCCGCCCTCGCCGTGGACCGGCAGCCACGAGTTGCCGGTACCGGACCCTCCTCGGCTAGGCCGCGCCGGCGATCTCCGGGATCCGGAACGGCTTGCCGCAACCGCCGCACACGATCGGCGCCTGGGCCAGGACCGACGGCACGACCCGGACGTTGCGTCCGCAGTCGCACACGGCCTTGACGCGGACGCCTCCGCCGGAGGAGCCGTGCCGGGCCGCCGGACCTCGGAAGGTGCGGGCGGTGTCGGCGGAGGTGGCCGCCGTGTGGGCCTTGAGGGCCCGCTGCAGGCGCTCGATCGTCGGGCGGTAGCGACGCTTGGCCTCGGGGTTGAGCGTGACCAGGGAGAAGCCGCTGCTGGGGTGCGGTTCCTCGGGGTGGTCCAGCCCCATCTCCTCGGCGATCGCGAGGAATCTGCGGTTGTGGTAGCGGCCGGCGCGGGAGGTGTCGCGGACGCCACGGGCGGCGGCGATGCCATGGACTGCCTCGTGAAGCAGTCGCTCGAAGGAGAGCTCGTGACCGCAGGCGGACGACGACTCCCCGATCAGGGACTCTGGCGCGGCGAGATCCGGCAGCTCGGGGTGGTACCGCTGAATATCGGCCCACGCCTCTGCCAGCTCTGCGGCGAGAACTGGTGGTGTCTGTGTCGTGCTCACGTAATGACAACGAGCGTGGGTGCCCCAGTGTTCCTATTCCGGGGCATCCCAAATAATTTGCACGTACCCGTCAGTCGGTACTCATGCGTCCGGACGAGGGCGGGTGCGCTGATCTGCGGAGAAGCCTCGCAGCTCGTATCAAGCTGGTGCGTAGTCCCCGGTACGACCCGGCGCGTAGACCCTCTCCACGCGCCGGAGCGCGGAGGTCTCCCGGGGGCGCAAGGGGCGTTTCGGCCGCTCTCACGTACGCAGGGCGCTGTCTCGGTAAGCGCGTGCGACGACCGCGACGTTACCGGGGGCGCCCCCGTCGTCCGGCACCGACCCGTCCTCGGCGACCGGGCACCGTACGGTCAGCGGCTGCTCGACCGGTTCGGCGGCCTCGCCTTCCTCGCCGAGAGCCGCCCACGGGACGCGCGCCCAGCCGCCGGCGCCGACCGCCTCGACGGATGCCCCGCCCGTCGACACGTCCGCCGTCCGCGACTCGCGGCGCTCGCCCGACTGCCGGAGCGGCAGCGCCTGCTCCTCCTCGAGGACGGCGGGCAGCCATGGCGCGATGGTACGGGCCCACATTGCCGGGACGTGAATTCTCGCCACCGGCACATGCCGTCCTCAAGCAGGGCTCCGCAACCCCTGGACGCGGCCCCGGACGGGGAGTTACCTGGCATACGGGGGCGGTGCCGGAGCACTGCACGGGGGCCCACCTGATCGGGTACGGCAGCAGACTCTCGGCGGATTGGGGCGCTTTTCCATGACACCTGTGCTCGTGCGACAGCACCTGCCTCACGCGGGGCCGGCGCCCCACGCGGATCTGGGTGCACGCGCGCGTGACTGGTCCGAGATCCAGGAACGGATGCTGGTTCCGCTCTACGAGGCCGTCTACGAGCGACTGGACGTGGGGCCGGGCACCCGGCTCCTCTCCCTCGGCTGCGGCTCCGGGCTCGCCCTGGTGATGGCGGCCTCCAGAGGCGCGGCCCTCACCGGCGTCGAGTCCTCCTCCCCGGCACGGCTGGCCCTCGCGCGCGAGCGGCTGCCTCTGCGGGAGGGCTGGGGGGCACACGCGCGTACGGAGGTCCGGCTCACCGACCGGTTGCCCACGGACCGGCCGGGGGCGCAGACGTCCCCGTACACCCTGGTGACGGCCTTCGAGCCGATCGGACGCGTGGCGGGCGACACGGAGGAACTGACCGCGCTGCTGGCGGCGGCGACGCCGCTCGCCCGGCGCGGCGCCCCCGTGGTGCTCGTCGGCTGGGGACCGCCCGAGCGCTGTGCCACCACGGCTGTGCTCCGGGTCGCGGCCAAGGCGGCCGACCAGGACCGCGGCACGGTCCGGCTGCGCCCCGCGCTGCGCGACGACCTCGAGGACGTCGCCCGGCGGGCC includes:
- a CDS encoding cyclopropane-fatty-acyl-phospholipid synthase family protein, producing the protein MTPVLVRQHLPHAGPAPHADLGARARDWSEIQERMLVPLYEAVYERLDVGPGTRLLSLGCGSGLALVMAASRGAALTGVESSSPARLALARERLPLREGWGAHARTEVRLTDRLPTDRPGAQTSPYTLVTAFEPIGRVAGDTEELTALLAAATPLARRGAPVVLVGWGPPERCATTAVLRVAAKAADQDRGTVRLRPALRDDLEDVARRAGLRPDGSGRLACPFGYADVDSALKGLLSTGLFDAAVAASDQAQVEKETAEALHPYRRPDGTVWMPNVFRYLIARTP
- a CDS encoding DUF2469 domain-containing protein, which encodes MSAEDLEKYETEMELKLYREYRDVVGLFKYVIETERRFYLTNDYEMQVHSVQGEVFFEVSMADAWVWDMYRPARFVKQVRVLTFKDVNIEELNKSDLELPGN
- the rimM gene encoding ribosome maturation factor RimM (Essential for efficient processing of 16S rRNA); translated protein: MQLVVARIGRAHGIKGEVTVEVRTDEPELRLAPGAVLFTDPAPTGPLTIETGRVHSGRLLLRFEGVRDRNAAEALRNTLLIAEVDPEELPEEEDEYYDHQLMDLDVVTVDGAEVGRIIEISHLPSQDLFIVERPDGSEVMIPFVESIVTEIDLEEQRAVIDPPPGLIDDRAEVADTRDPAGEES
- the lepB gene encoding signal peptidase I, whose amino-acid sequence is MGGESTTRTAPHSGGGTSSGPVGSRTGQRLSGLAVALGLVLFLGGFAWGALLYRPYTVPTSSMSPTIAAGDRVLAQRVDGGEVHRGDVVVFTDKTWVSNAPVVKRVVAVGGDTVSCCTDGKLTVNGKQIEEPYLPPGTLAEIKNFPTVTVPEGRLFLLGDERQGSLDSTAHLTDAAQGTVARSAVKARVDAVVWPMKGMLKRPTGFTDLGALSEPGPLGTIGWLIVGGAVLVLGGGAYGPIAKRTGRRRTRPEPAGAR
- the trmD gene encoding tRNA (guanosine(37)-N1)-methyltransferase TrmD encodes the protein MRLDVVTIFPEYLEPLNVSLVGKARARGQLDVRVHDLREWTYDRHNTVDDTPYGGGPGMVMKTDPWGDALDSVLADGYENGSHAPAMVVPTPSGRPFTQELAVELSERPWLIFTPARYEGIDRRVVDEYAARIPVYEVSIGDYVLAGGEAAVLVVTEAVARLLPGVLGNAESHRDDSFAPGPMANLLEGPVYTKPPAWRGREIPEVLISGHHGKIARWRRDEALRRTTVNRPDLIERCAPASFDKKDREMLSILGWTPDPEGSPYGRFWRRTDGMEE
- the lepB gene encoding signal peptidase I, whose product is MGDVAVGARSGHDGEEHRGHPVGAADPVADSAVTSGSDPVAGGDGPPPDEPPRTGGDGPDGPAPKAKKPRSFWKELPILIGIALVLALLIKTFLVQAFSIPSASMENTLKIGDRVLVDKLTPWFGSEPERGEVIVFHDPDNWLAGENTVEPNAFQTLLSWIGLMPSAEEKDLIKRVIGVGGDTVACKGTGPLTVNGKALNEPYVYPGNTPCSQDDQGGQFSVKVPKGYVWVMGDHRQNSRDSRYNQSDKNHGMVPVDQVVGRAIVKAWPLTHWGTLPVPDTFEQTGLNDRSAASAALTVAPQGLALAGVVPVVLWRRRRSGDSGTR
- a CDS encoding YraN family protein gives rise to the protein MNVGAGGGADMNAQLARGALGRYGEELAARRLAETGMTVLQRNWRCGRSGEIDIVARDGDVLVVCEVKTRRGGGFQHPMAAVTPEKAERLRGLAERWIQAHGGAPPGGVRIDLVGVVLPRRGAAVVQHARGVA
- the lepB gene encoding signal peptidase I; amino-acid sequence: MGNRGKPRGLPDSAADNLLPTGVRRTAGPGPGRSRAERRKLQRKVKRKRRRSAVREIPLLVGVAVLIALVLKTFLVQAFVIPSGSMEQTIRIGDRVLVDKFTPWFGSRPERGDVVVFKDPGGWLDDEQTTAKKADPVVVKQIKEGLTFIGLLPSDNEKDLIKRVVGVGGDHVKCCDAQGRVTVNGVPLEEGSYLYPGNTPSDDPFDITVPQGRLWVMGDHRANSADSRAHRNTDYGGTVSEDEVVGRAMVIAWPLGHWIRLKEPQTFSSVTGSTVGATAAARPSHRVASDGPNGSIGRLPTPAELPLVMGVVGLRRMWGRQRHKVRSWRGGCGGWRTVRARRRGAPRAPRGRGRPGRGQRRDLRE
- the rpsP gene encoding 30S ribosomal protein S16, which encodes MAVKIKLKRLGKIRSPHYRIVVADSRTRRDGRAIEEIGKYQPTYHPSVIEVDADRVAYWLGVGAQPTEPVLAILKKTGDWQKFKGEPAPAPLLVAEPKKARPSFEALGGDDSGKGEAITQKKKAEKKDEAAAESSESTEA
- the rplS gene encoding 50S ribosomal protein L19; its protein translation is MSHLLDSVDAASLRSDVPAFRPGDTVNVHVRVIEGNRSRVQQFKGVVIRRQGAGVRETFTVRKVSFSVGVERTFPVHTPIVEKIELVTRGDVRRAKLYYLRELRGKAAKIKEKRDN
- a CDS encoding RNA-binding protein — protein: MLEEALEHLVKGIVDNPDDVQVASRNLRRGRVLEVRVHPDDLGKVIGRNGRTARALRTVVGAIGGRGVRVDLVDVDHVR
- the lepB gene encoding signal peptidase I — protein: MDTEAQPTPERDRSSRPSVAADVSQETADPEGPEGRSRFAWAGRIVSCVPGGRYSLTALVSLLFLLVLNAFVVQPFQIPSGSMENALRIGDRVLVNKLAYRFGAEPRRGDVVVFDGTEYFGNSDYIKRVVGVGGDHVVCCDKEGRIQVNGRSVDESTFLYPGDSPSTAAFDVVVPDDALFVLGDHRSRSSDSRDHLGSPGGGMIPVGHVIGRADWIVWPFAHLTRLSRPSAYAHVPGSEGARG
- a CDS encoding NUDIX hydrolase; the protein is MPAEPADEPTGVGVDSYEGGLRKVARVVLLDPQDRILLLHGHEPDDPADHWWFTPGGGVEGDETLEEAALRELVEETGITEVDLGPVLWRRRCSFPFAGRRWDQDEWYYLARTTVTATRATALTELERRSVAGARWWTCQELTQAHETVYPTRLAELLRRLLDEGPPAGPVTLETEIV